From the genome of Candidatus Cloacimonadota bacterium, one region includes:
- a CDS encoding T9SS type A sorting domain-containing protein codes for MKRILFILVLISVVSTLLCIDVGGHITQNTTWSPDNNPYIITSFLYVDAGITLTILPGTQVRCTGADKNNIYNFMWSGNNQPVSKMIIVNGAINAYGTSDNPIIFDKYQKDTDYRWGGIYMYPNAPISTFEFCEFRNTFFCDYIPGDWSLAAIAFQNGILAVRNCLFENNYVALGTGNLSMDLPIYNCRFLSYNDTYPAPFGFATAITIGATSPSDTGDNYLLTIAKCYFTGNPFFVYNFEYTDALFLNNVLYDFGAIWDFGARAEKSEILRPTNSNVSSYGNISINGVQGWRCYSSTTADTVYARRNKLIKPINSNPHNRHLMLLFNGFGTNYVSDNYLLGCVQVKTTMSNATTSYIYNNIIENNHGNSVLVFENSNSEFQGGQVRFFNNLVRYIGDSNSRVIFSRYSSPFIYNNDFLNFSTLQGSNGGCDEIFTNNIIECTQWSSGGASQDHHPLLINNCLSMPLIDPWNLFDGGGNIVADPIFADSLNGDYSLSANSPCIDAGAYRPDLPDFDIRYHKRIVPGATGGPMTIDIGAYEYNSFYIGGINGYVYDSVSGLPVDCVKLEIIGKLPEFSDNFGFFQYPSGAGTYSVKASRWDYQDLIIPNVQVAQGEDIMLNIPLVRTNVANDDNIQSSEPIDFGLSNYPNPFNPTTNIVFITPSYGNLKLSVFNIKGQRVNMLYDGLVSKGHHSIVWHGLDDRGTAVSSGIYYVRVEMNGMSQTHKMILIK; via the coding sequence ATGAAACGAATTCTATTTATCTTGGTCCTAATTTCAGTAGTGTCTACACTACTATGTATAGATGTTGGTGGGCATATTACTCAAAATACTACATGGTCTCCTGACAACAATCCATACATCATAACATCATTCCTGTATGTTGATGCGGGAATTACGCTGACCATCCTACCCGGTACACAAGTACGCTGTACGGGTGCAGATAAGAACAATATCTACAACTTTATGTGGAGTGGTAATAACCAGCCCGTTTCAAAGATGATCATCGTCAATGGTGCGATCAATGCTTATGGAACATCTGATAATCCGATCATTTTTGACAAGTATCAAAAGGATACTGACTACCGCTGGGGAGGGATATATATGTATCCTAACGCTCCTATTTCAACTTTCGAGTTTTGTGAATTTAGGAATACCTTTTTTTGTGATTATATTCCAGGGGATTGGTCATTGGCTGCAATTGCATTTCAGAATGGAATTCTGGCGGTCCGAAATTGTCTGTTCGAAAACAATTATGTAGCATTGGGAACCGGCAACCTAAGCATGGACTTACCTATCTACAATTGTAGATTTCTATCCTACAATGACACTTATCCTGCCCCTTTTGGTTTTGCTACAGCAATAACTATTGGAGCAACAAGTCCATCGGATACAGGTGACAATTATCTCCTCACAATTGCAAAGTGCTATTTTACTGGTAATCCCTTTTTTGTTTATAATTTCGAGTATACAGATGCTTTATTCTTAAACAATGTTCTATATGATTTTGGCGCTATATGGGATTTTGGTGCACGGGCTGAGAAGTCAGAGATACTAAGACCCACAAATTCTAATGTATCAAGCTATGGTAACATCAGTATTAATGGTGTACAGGGTTGGCGTTGCTATTCATCAACAACTGCAGATACGGTATATGCCAGAAGAAATAAACTGATAAAACCCATAAATAGCAATCCTCATAATAGACACCTTATGCTCTTATTTAACGGTTTTGGGACAAACTATGTTTCAGATAACTACTTGTTAGGCTGTGTGCAAGTTAAAACTACGATGTCCAATGCCACAACATCGTACATATATAACAACATTATAGAGAACAACCACGGAAATTCGGTATTGGTATTTGAGAATTCGAACTCGGAGTTTCAGGGTGGACAGGTAAGGTTTTTTAATAATCTGGTAAGATACATAGGGGATTCCAATTCACGTGTTATTTTTTCAAGATACTCATCACCATTTATTTATAACAACGATTTTTTGAATTTCTCTACTCTGCAAGGTTCAAATGGCGGGTGTGATGAAATATTTACAAACAATATAATAGAATGTACTCAATGGTCTTCAGGGGGTGCCTCGCAGGATCATCATCCCCTTCTAATCAACAACTGTCTTTCGATGCCGTTGATAGATCCCTGGAACTTATTCGATGGCGGGGGAAACATTGTAGCCGATCCCATTTTTGCAGACAGCTTGAATGGGGATTACAGTTTATCAGCCAACTCTCCCTGTATTGATGCGGGAGCATATCGACCCGATCTTCCTGATTTCGACATCAGGTATCACAAGCGCATTGTCCCCGGTGCTACTGGTGGTCCAATGACTATTGACATTGGTGCCTATGAATACAATTCTTTCTATATCGGCGGGATAAACGGATATGTTTATGATTCAGTATCAGGTTTGCCTGTTGACTGTGTCAAGCTCGAGATAATAGGTAAATTACCGGAATTCAGCGATAACTTTGGCTTTTTCCAGTATCCATCTGGAGCGGGAACTTATTCGGTGAAGGCAAGCCGTTGGGATTATCAGGACTTGATTATTCCCAATGTCCAAGTTGCTCAGGGTGAGGACATCATGCTAAACATCCCGCTTGTGCGAACTAATGTCGCTAATGATGATAATATCCAGTCATCGGAACCCATAGATTTCGGTCTTAGTAATTACCCCAATCCGTTCAATCCAACTACAAATATCGTCTTTATTACTCCTAGCTACGGTAATTTAAAACTGTCTGTATTCAATATCAAAGGTCAGAGAGTGAACATGCTTTACGATGGGCTTGTATCAAAAGGCCATCACAGTATCGTTTGGCACGGGCTCGATGATAGGGGAACCGCTGTAAGCTCGGGCATTTATTATGTGCGAGTTGAAATGAATGGCATGTCTCAAACTCATAAAATGATACTTATAAAATAG